A DNA window from Vidua macroura isolate BioBank_ID:100142 unplaced genomic scaffold, ASM2450914v1 whyUn_scaffold_109, whole genome shotgun sequence contains the following coding sequences:
- the LOC128822904 gene encoding uncharacterized protein LOC128822904 — translation MLGKDQTSVSPSWERFVPRPKVLVTFSPAREISRVSIPLCSRIAHFLLRLLSTQEPCWELPALAFLVEVLECLNLSGGGANRVLQILSRHLRSKCRDRRRLALRALLKLIDNPSMSEKMGSLTESLVELLCDADGEIVSMTVMLLSFISRDKDMLIASSIALQLLEALLPLFDHDNSQVQLLSILLFQALVSLPLQKDKKALKTHVCQSLLPLFFHCHDEDGRVAQASQETLLCVAKFLKRRDLEKVVKNKKLWKFTECLLADDSSRAAEHLRQAMPYLESPQEPLREAAIRFLGMAGRQLRGKKEEVQLICEALEGMTNDISVGVGSLSIQTLYVLQAVERAGYSILDSLHDQLRRARRTRPRLLGLSWLRCWSFAEC, via the exons atgctggggaaagaccagaCCTCTGTGAGTCCGTCCTGGGAGAGGTTTGTGCCCCGGCCCAAAGTCTTGGTTACTTTTTCTCCTGCCAGGGAGATATCCCGTGTCTCCATCCCCTTGTGCTCCCGGATCGCTCACTTCCTGCTCCGGCTGCTCAGCACACAGGAGCCATGCTGGGAGCTACCCGCCCTGGCgttccttgtggag gtcctcgagTGTCTGAACTTGAGTGGAGGCGGTGCTAACAGAGTCCTGCAAATCTTGTCAAGGCACCTGCGGAGCAAGTGCAGGGACAGGCGTCGCCTGGCGCTCAGGGCCCTTCTCAAGCTCATTGACAATCcctcgatg agtgaaaaaatggGGAGCCTGACTGAAAGTCTTGTGGAGCTCCTGTGCGACGCAGATGGAGAGATAGTTAGCATGACAGTCATGCTCCTCAGCTTTATCTCCCGGGACAAGGACATGCTGATAGCCAGCTCCATTGCACTGCAGCTGCTTGAGGCGCTCCTGCCACTCTTTGACCAC GACAATAGCCAGgtgcagctgctctccatcctgctCTTCCAAGCATTGGTATCTCTTCCActgcaaaaggacaaaaaggcCCTGAAGACACACGTGTGCCAGAGCCTGCTGCCACTCTTCTTCCACTGCCATGATGAGGATGGGCGTGTGGCACAG GCTTCTCAGGAAACACTGCTATGTGTGGCCAAGTTCCTGAAGAGGAGGGATCTTGAAAAGGTGGTGAAGAACAAGAAGCTGTGGAAGTTCACCGAGTGCCTG ctggcagacgACAGCAgcagagcggccgagcacctgcgccAGGCCATGCCCTACCTGGAGAGCCCACAGGAgcccctgcgagaggcggccATCAGGTTCCTGG GGATGGCCGGGCGGCAGCtgagggggaagaaggaagaggtcCAGCTCATCTGTGAgg CCCTTGAAGGCATGACAAATGACATCAGCGTCGGCGTTGGAAGCCTGTCAATTCAAACGTTGTATGTCCTCCAGGCAGTAGAGAGAGCTGGATATTCCATCTTGGACAGCCTGCATGATCAGCTGCGCAGGGCACGGAGGACACGGCCTCGTCTCTTGGGGCTCAGCTGGCTGCGCTGCTGGAGCTTTGCAGAGTGCTGA